Part of the Candidatus Sulfotelmatobacter sp. genome is shown below.
CGGTCACCTTCGTTTTCTATGCTGGTAACGAGCGTCTAAAAGAACAGTTGGAGGTCATCCAGGGATTCTCGAGCAACCTCTCTTTGATGCCATTAGGTTACAAAGCAAGAACCTTACAAGCTCTGCGGTCGCTAATCAGTTGGGGAAGGATTCGGCATATTAAGAACGTGATGAGGCAGGTTCATCCGGATGTGGTTGTAGTAGCGCAGGGGCGCATCGAAGGCGGCAGTATGGCCTTATTGGCCGCCAAGCGGGCGGGCTACCGAACGATCAGTTATCTCCCGGTCGCTCATCCAGTTTCCATTTCCGGCAAGCCTTTCGCGGTAAAGATTCGCGAGGCGATCAACGGTTATTTTTATCGTTTACCGGACAAGATTATTACCATCAGTGAGAGCGCGCGCCGCGCGCTGGGGGAAAGGGGCGCCACGCCCAATGTCGTAATAGTTCCGAACGCCGTCGAAGGCCCGCCGATTGAGCAATCGGACCGGCAAGGATTTCGCGCTCTTCATGGCATCAAGACAGACGAATGCCTCGTCGCAACCATGGGTAGAATTCATTTCAGGCAAAAAGGCCAAGACTTTGCGCTTAAGGCGATAGCACGCTTTCGCCACGAACTCATCGACTTTAAGTTTCTCTTCGTGGGGGAGGGCCCGGATGAAGATAAGTTCAAGGCTATGATCGCGGATTTCGATTTATGCCCGCAAGTGAAGGTTGTGCCTTGGCCCCAATACCCGACAGAGGTCTATGCTGGCATCGACCTGCTTTTGATTCCCTCGAGATTTGAAGGGGTTCCATTGGTGATGCTGGAGGCTATGTCGTACAGACTCCCGATCGTCGCTTCCAATACGGACGGAATGGCCGATCTCCTGCCTCAGGAATGGCTATTCCCGTTCGGAAACTGCGCCGCTTTAATCGAGACTCTGCGACGCGTCCGAAAGAGCGCGAATGCCGACTTGTTGGAGACGCACCGGAGTCTGATTCTCAGCGAATTTACGATGGAAAAGTTTTGCAGCAACATGAGAGCGGCAATTTTCGATTAAGCTCCCACCGGAGCCAGGTTCAGCGCGAGGGCTTGCGAACATGATCTCACTTGGGCTCGCGAACACGATACTAATCGCGTCGCTGATCATATCGGTGAGCGCCTACCTGTTCGTCAGCCGCCGCGAAGGAAGCTATCTCAACATCCTTACGCCTTCATTTCTCACAATTATTCCGGCCTATTATTTGTTGCCGCTGTTCTTCGCTCAAGTGTTCGGGAATGATGCTCGGCCCTACGCTTACATTTACGTCTATACGACTCTGGCAGTTGAGAATGTCGCCTTTGCGTATGCCTATACGCGACCGGTTACGAGAGTCGTTCGTCTTCCATTCGGATATTCATACCGGAATTTCGGCTGGCTCGCCTTGGGCGCTCTCGCCCTCGCTGTGATGATGTATGCGCCTATCCTAATGGAGTTCCCGGAATACATTCTGGATCCGAGGCAGATTTATACGCATACGCGAACCGGGTTTGGCCTCAACTTCTACACGTCCAGTGTTCTCGCTTATCTCGCGGTCATCCTCATCTTGTTCAGCGGGCGTTCTCGATTGGTTAAGGGAATGGTGATCCTGGCTTCCGGCGCGGTTCTTGCCCTGCACGGCAGCAAGGGTCAGGTGCTGTCATTGGTTCTCCTGATCGCCGTGTTCGAAGTGTATGTCAAAATGCGCAAAGTGAAGTTCCTGCCGGCCTTGTTCGCAGGAGCCGCCATGGGATTTTTCGCTTTGCTCCTTCTGGCCGCGACCATGACCCTGGGGGAGAGCCCCGCCGAGGTCTTGGAGTCGGTTAGTTCCTATTCGGACTACACCCGAAACGCGATGATGGTGATTGATGCAAACTTCCCCGTGCAATACGGAAGGCTCACGTTGGAATCTCAGATACTGGGCCGCATCCCGCGCGCGCTCATGCCCGATAAGCCCAAGAACTTTGGAGGACTGTATCTGGATGATTGGTTCTATCCGCAATCTCTCGATGAAGATGTGGGGTCGCCAGACTTCGGAATCGGAGTGCAGTATGCGGACTTCGGAGTCCTTGCGATTGTTTATCTGGCGTTATTTTCCATCTTCCGGGGATGGCTGGCTCGGGTCTTTGTCGATCGCTTACGCGTTTCCGGTCATCCCTCGGATTTCGTCCTTGTGGCATTCCTGGCGGACATTGCGCTTATTCCGGTGGGTGGAATTGGGTGGCTGCTTCCGGAAATAGTGTTGATCGCGCTGTTTCTGCGTTTCGCTTCGAGTCTCGGGGCGGACAAGATCTACAGCGAACGAATCAGATTCAAATCTCGGGATCGAGGGCAGCAACGGGTAACGCCCACCGACAGCCTGGAAGGGATCTGAGTGATTCTCTACGACGCGCGCTGGATCGGCAATCACGGTATCGGCCGATTTGCGGCCGAGTTACAAAATCGCCTTCCGAATCTGGCGGCGTTTCAAACTGGCCGTAGGCCGTGGCACCCGTTGGATCCGATTTTTCTGGGATATGCGCTGCTGCGAAGAAAGCCGCCGCTATTTTTCAGTCCGGGCTATAACTCACCATTGGGCTGGCCGGGGAAATTTGTTTTCAGCCTGCATGACCTGAATCATCTGCGCGTGCCCGACAATTCGAATGCGGCGAAACGGGCTTACTATCGCGTGATCATCAAACCAGCCTGTCACCGGGCCGCCTTCGTGCTGACCGTTTCGGAGTATTCGAAACAAGAAATTTGCGCCTGGGCAAGGATCGGCGAAGAGAGAATCGTCAATGTGGGAAACGGCGTGGGCCCACCGTTTGTGGCTTCTGGGAAGAGATACGAACCGGGCTACCCCTACTTGCTGTACGTAGGCAGCCACAAGGCGCATAAGAATCTGCCGCGTTTATTCAAAGCGTACGCGACTTCGGGAGTTCGCAACAGGGTTCGGCTGATTCTAACCGGCGAACCCGACGCAGAAACCTCGCGCGATCTGGGGAATCTGGGCCTCATGGACCATGTGACTTTTATTGGATTTCCGAACAATGAAGAGTTATCCGCTTATTATCGCGGAGGGTTGGCGGTGGTTTTCCCTTCGCTGTATGAAGGGTTTGGATTGCCTGCGTTGGAATCCATGGCATGTGGGACGCCGGTCTTGACTTCGAATGTCTGCTCTTTGCCAGAGATCGTGGGAGACGCCGGAATTTTGGTGGATCCGCGGGATCTGGAGTCGATCGCAGATGGGATCCGCCGCCTGGTGGAAGACACCACTCTGGTCGCAGACTTGCGTGAGAGAGGACAGCAAAGGGCGCAGCAGTTTACCTGGGAGAAAACCGCGGCGAAGACCTTCGGGATTCTTCAGCTTGCGCTGGCGGAGGCCGCGCCGCCAGCGCTCGCGGAGGATTGACAAAAGTTGTTCCAGCGCTGCTGACGAGGTTGCCAGTCCGATCGAACTTCTTTATACTTATGCGTCTTAAGAATGGAACTCCGGGTCCCTTGCGTCGTCCTAGTTCCGGGTCCCCTCTGCGAGGAACAAAAACCGAGTGCTTGCCAGGCGTTTGGGCGGTAGTAGTGTGTGTGTCATTTTAGCGTGGAGTCTGTTCGGCTGTGGCGGATCCAGTACGCCTACGCCGCCGTCGGTCATTCAACAGCCCAGCAGTCAAACTGTGACGATTGGGCAAGTGGCGGCGTTCAATGTTACCGCTGCCGGCGGACCGCCGCTCGCTTACCAGTGGCAGCAAAACGGGCAACCCATTCCGGGAGCGACCCAGTCCTCTTATACGACGGCGCCCACCACGACCGCGGACGACGCATCGCAGTTTCTAGTGGTGGTTAGCAATTCCACAGGTCAGGTGATAAGCGCAGCAGCTGTGCTCTCGGTACATCCACCACCCGATGTGACTACTTTTCATAACGATAACCTGCGGACAGGCCAGAATGGGAGCGAGACTTATTTGACCCCGCAGAATGTCAGCGCTGCGACATTTGGCAAAGTGGGATTTCTGCCCACGGATGGTAAGGTCGATGCGCAGCCCTTGTACTTGTCCAATGTATCCGTGCCGGGATCGGGAACTCACAATGTGGTTTACGTGGTCACCGAACACGACAGCACCTACGCTTTTGACGCCGATACGTTCGCAATGCTCTGGCAGGCCTCCGCTCTGGAGGCAGGAGAAACCTCCAGCGACGACCGCCAATGCTCCGACGCTGTGACTCCGGAGGTGGGAATTACCTCTACCCCTGTGATTGATCGCAGTCAAGGCCCTAATGGGGCGATTTATCTGGTTGCGGCAACGGAGGACAGCGGCGGCAATTATCACTTTCGACTGCACGCTTTGGATGTGGCCGCCGGAAAGGAGTTATTTGGTGGACCGAAAGAGATTCAGGCGCAATATCCAGGGACGGGGGACGGGACAAACGGGGTAAGTGTGGTATTCGATCCCGCACAGTACCTTCAGAGGCCGGCGCTGTTGTTAGCCAACGGGACAATCTATACCACGTGGGCTTCGCACTGCGATGTTGAGCCGTATACCGGGTGGGTAATCGGCTATAGCGAGTCCACCTTGGCACAAGCGAGCGTCTTGAACCTCACGCCGAACGGGAACCACGGAGGCATTTGGATGGCAGGAGACGGACCTGCCGCCGACAGTGCGGGCTACGTGTATTTGATGGACGGAAATGGCTCGTTCGACACGGCTCTGAATAGCAACGGGTTTCCAAGTCAGGCAGACTTTGGCAATGCTTTCGTTAAGATTGCACCGACCGCTCCCCCAACAGTAACGGACTTTTTTGCCCCTAGTAATACGGCCGTTCTGTCAGTCGGCGATTTTGATATCGGGTCGGGAGGCATCTTGTTGTTGCCTGACCAGGTTGATGATGCGGGCAAAACGTGGCATCTCGCTATGGGATCGGGGAAGACGGGGATGGTATACGTGGTGGACCGGGACGACATGGGAAAGTTCGATTCCACGGTTGACAATATCCGGCAAGAGATTCCGCCATGCTGTCCGATATTCGGCGGGCTTTACGGACCCATGTTCTCGACGCCGGCGTATTTTAATTCAACCGTATATTTTGGGGCGGTGGGCCAGCCGATTGAGTCGTTCTCGGTCTCCAATGCCCAGCTTTCTTTGCCGTACAAAATGCTCTCGAGCAATTCATTCCCGTATCCCGGCGCCACACCCAGCATTTCGGCTAACGGAGTCTCCAATGGTTTGCTTTGGGCTGTGGAGAATGGAACGAGCGGAATACTTCACGCCTACGATGCCACCAATTTGGCCAACGAGGTCTACAATAGCGGTGTCAATGCCGCGCGCGACCAATTTGGATCCAATAAGTTTATCGTGCCCACGATCACCAACGGCAGAGTTTACGTCGGGACCCCAACGGGGGTCGTTGTTTTCGGACTGTTGCCTACTACGCGATAATCCCTAGTCTCGACTTCGCCACACCTGGCATATCATCGAGTGCAGGAACTTGTCTGGGCTCACGGCATGGCGACTGTGTCCGCGGCGCAAAATCCCTCTAGAGTCGGGTGGGCGATCTTTCGGGTCTACGGTCTCGACTCGTTTTGTTGGTTCTAACTCCAGTGGCAAGGAGCCAAAAAATATGCAACCCAAATACAGAGTGTTGGATAACTGGCCAGTAGTAGGAATATTTTCCCTGAATATGTATCGGACGATCGCCGTTGTCCTCCTCGCGAGTTCTAATTTGATTGGTCAGGTAGGAGGTACCCATACCTGCGTGGTGGATGGCCTTAAATACATGACCGTTCAGGCTGCGGTCGCCGAGTGTGCGGGAGGCGGCTTGGTCGTAATCCCGCCGACCTATGCGGGAGAAGAGCCCAGTGCGAGTCCGAATGTAATGGATTTCCGCCACGCCGAACGCGTTAAGGGACTTACCCCGGTTACGGAATTTGGCGTGAAGGGCGATGCCGTAGCGGGAAGCAACGGGGCCAGCGAAATCGGTTCTGCTTCGTTCACGGCAGCGTCGGCTGCGTTTTCGTCAGGCCGTGACGTCGGAAAGGCGATCGTCATCACAGGCGCTGGACCTGAGAATGCCTCCCTCACAACGACGATTAAAACTGTCGTCAGTCCTACGCGGGTGACATTGGCGGCGCCGGCGGAATTCACAGCCGGGAACCTGACCTACTGGTATGGAAGTGACAACACGTCTGCACTCCAGGCGGCTTATAAGTCAGGGAAACCGCTGTTCTTGCCGCCGGGGAGATACTTGTTGACGGGGACTGTGAAAGGTGCAACCCCCCTGTTCTTGACGGGTGCGGGGGCGGAATCGGTCCTTATCGACGACACCGCCCTGTTTGACGTGCACGGGACTGGCGGGCACTACCTCGACAACTTGCGGCTACAGGCGGCCACAAAACTTACTGCAGTTGCACCGAATGGATTTCCGACCCCGCACGCCGGTACGCCGGTGGCAGTCGACCGACAGGGCGCTGGCGTTGGATACCAGCCGGAGCCGGGAGATAAAGATATCTGGGCCAAAGCGTCGAAGCAGCAGCAAGCGCAACGAATAGGTCCGACCCTAACCATGTCGTCGGATGGAATCCATATCTACCGAATCACCGGCGATCTGGTCTCGATTTTGCTTTTCGATGTGCAGTTTTCTGAAGTCGCGCTCTGTGATTTTCGGGGCGGCAGGAATTTTGTGGGCGGTATCGCTCTTTGGCACACACCGAAAAATGGCCAAATGAACCGGCAAGACAGCATTCACAATAATACTGTGCGATATGCCAGCTTCAGTGGAATCGTGTGGGCGGCTGCGGAAAAGGTTTCTATCCGGCATAACGTGGTCGAATTTAGTGGCGAGAGTGGCTTCAAGAATTATTCCAGCCAGGGAGATGGAACCTACAACACGGAAATCCTGGTGGACAACAATCATAGTGAGCATAATCATTACGACGGATTGGACTTGTCCGAGACCTATCCCCATACGGGGACACAGAGAACATCGTCGGTGGTTTCGGGAAACTTGAGCGCATTCAATGACAGAACCGGGGCGTTCGGGGACGGAGTCGGATGGAAGTTGATCTACAATGCTTTCGAAAACAACGGACTGGCGGGGATGTCGCTGGACATGTCAGACAGCACTATTTCGGGGAATACTCTAACCCACAACAACCGGCTCCACGATCGCAGTGCACATCAGATCATCCTGGGGCCCGGCGTTGCCAGCCGAAACAACGTGATTGAACAAAACCGAATCACGGCGGAGGCGGCGGAAGGGTCTGCTATCTTTTGGTCGGCGGCGTCCTCCGGAAATCAGATCAGCAATAATGTTGCGACTGGAGGTGCGGTCTTCAAGTTTGAAGCGCCTCCGGCTTCATCGCATGGCAACTCGGATAGTCGTGGCCGCTATCCGGATCGATGAAGATATTTTGGATTAAGCGCCGATATGGCTGATCGACCTATCGTGAACTGAGAGGCCGCGCTCCGGGACTTTTTCTAAAGGGGAATGTTTTTCTTAATTTACGCGCAACTTTTTTCTCGCAAATGGGTTCGTCTTCCCAATGCGCTTATTTGCTACCGTTATCGGGCGCGGTGTCCTCATTGCGAGTTTTTAGCAGCGAAATATTACTTGAACAGCATGTCTTTGGGCTGGATGGCGAGCCGCGCTCGCGTGCAACGAAACGGATTTTCCTTGTGGAGGGCGCTTCCATCCGCTTAGGGAAATCCCGCGCAGAGACCGCTCCCGCGGCATTGATGTCACTGGAGGAATAGGCAGTCGTGAGGATAATCACGAAAGGGTGTGATGCGAGATGCCAGCAACTGGTTTGCGGTTGACACCCGATGCGTTGGCCTCTACGCTATAGGTGAGTTCAGCTTCAGATTCGGCCAGGCGACGACAGATTACAAAGTTGAGCCAAGCGAATTGTGGGCTGCTTCCCTTCCATGTGTTGGCGCCATCACTCCGCTGGCGAGTCGCGCAGTGCGGACAAGTCCTGCACCCAGACGTGCGCAGCAAAAGTTCTCAAAGTATTGGGCCAGCAAACCCGGGCGAAGTTGCATCCAAAAATTCGAGAACAGAGCTAACGTTTCGGTCCATGCAGATCTGCCCGATCGATTTGGAAGGGTAGTAATGGTACAGCTTTCGATTTTGCTTTTGACGAAGAACGGCGCGCCCGACCTGGAGCGCTTGCTGCCCGCAGTTTATGGTCAGGAAGGTGCGGAGCCCTTTGAAGTGATTGCGGTCGATTCCGGTTCGACCGACGACACGATGACCGTCCTGCGCCGCTTCCCGGTGCGAGTGGAGCACATTCCCCCTGAGGAATTTCGTCACGCCCACACCCGGAATTTTGTTGCTGGCCTCGCAAGAGGAAAGATTCTGATCTTTCTATCGCAGGACGCTGTACCCACTTCCGATGACTGGCTGAGAACGATGATCTCCAATTTCGAGGATCCGAAAGTGGGAGCGGTGTATGGACGGCAGTTTCCCAAGCCGGGCTCTTCGCTGGAACGCCAGGACGCACTTGATGCGGTCTATGGCGAACAAAGGGTTGTGAAAGACCCGGCCCATCGCAACGGTGTGGGATATCGCTTCTACCACTTTTC
Proteins encoded:
- a CDS encoding glycosyltransferase family 1 protein produces the protein MILYDARWIGNHGIGRFAAELQNRLPNLAAFQTGRRPWHPLDPIFLGYALLRRKPPLFFSPGYNSPLGWPGKFVFSLHDLNHLRVPDNSNAAKRAYYRVIIKPACHRAAFVLTVSEYSKQEICAWARIGEERIVNVGNGVGPPFVASGKRYEPGYPYLLYVGSHKAHKNLPRLFKAYATSGVRNRVRLILTGEPDAETSRDLGNLGLMDHVTFIGFPNNEELSAYYRGGLAVVFPSLYEGFGLPALESMACGTPVLTSNVCSLPEIVGDAGILVDPRDLESIADGIRRLVEDTTLVADLRERGQQRAQQFTWEKTAAKTFGILQLALAEAAPPALAED
- a CDS encoding glycosyltransferase family 4 protein, with translation MTSVLFYSDAAQFGGHEAMTVKAVRHLCQQNGLTVTFVFYAGNERLKEQLEVIQGFSSNLSLMPLGYKARTLQALRSLISWGRIRHIKNVMRQVHPDVVVVAQGRIEGGSMALLAAKRAGYRTISYLPVAHPVSISGKPFAVKIREAINGYFYRLPDKIITISESARRALGERGATPNVVIVPNAVEGPPIEQSDRQGFRALHGIKTDECLVATMGRIHFRQKGQDFALKAIARFRHELIDFKFLFVGEGPDEDKFKAMIADFDLCPQVKVVPWPQYPTEVYAGIDLLLIPSRFEGVPLVMLEAMSYRLPIVASNTDGMADLLPQEWLFPFGNCAALIETLRRVRKSANADLLETHRSLILSEFTMEKFCSNMRAAIFD
- a CDS encoding right-handed parallel beta-helix repeat-containing protein, yielding MQPKYRVLDNWPVVGIFSLNMYRTIAVVLLASSNLIGQVGGTHTCVVDGLKYMTVQAAVAECAGGGLVVIPPTYAGEEPSASPNVMDFRHAERVKGLTPVTEFGVKGDAVAGSNGASEIGSASFTAASAAFSSGRDVGKAIVITGAGPENASLTTTIKTVVSPTRVTLAAPAEFTAGNLTYWYGSDNTSALQAAYKSGKPLFLPPGRYLLTGTVKGATPLFLTGAGAESVLIDDTALFDVHGTGGHYLDNLRLQAATKLTAVAPNGFPTPHAGTPVAVDRQGAGVGYQPEPGDKDIWAKASKQQQAQRIGPTLTMSSDGIHIYRITGDLVSILLFDVQFSEVALCDFRGGRNFVGGIALWHTPKNGQMNRQDSIHNNTVRYASFSGIVWAAAEKVSIRHNVVEFSGESGFKNYSSQGDGTYNTEILVDNNHSEHNHYDGLDLSETYPHTGTQRTSSVVSGNLSAFNDRTGAFGDGVGWKLIYNAFENNGLAGMSLDMSDSTISGNTLTHNNRLHDRSAHQIILGPGVASRNNVIEQNRITAEAAEGSAIFWSAASSGNQISNNVATGGAVFKFEAPPASSHGNSDSRGRYPDR
- a CDS encoding immunoglobulin domain-containing protein — translated: MCVILAWSLFGCGGSSTPTPPSVIQQPSSQTVTIGQVAAFNVTAAGGPPLAYQWQQNGQPIPGATQSSYTTAPTTTADDASQFLVVVSNSTGQVISAAAVLSVHPPPDVTTFHNDNLRTGQNGSETYLTPQNVSAATFGKVGFLPTDGKVDAQPLYLSNVSVPGSGTHNVVYVVTEHDSTYAFDADTFAMLWQASALEAGETSSDDRQCSDAVTPEVGITSTPVIDRSQGPNGAIYLVAATEDSGGNYHFRLHALDVAAGKELFGGPKEIQAQYPGTGDGTNGVSVVFDPAQYLQRPALLLANGTIYTTWASHCDVEPYTGWVIGYSESTLAQASVLNLTPNGNHGGIWMAGDGPAADSAGYVYLMDGNGSFDTALNSNGFPSQADFGNAFVKIAPTAPPTVTDFFAPSNTAVLSVGDFDIGSGGILLLPDQVDDAGKTWHLAMGSGKTGMVYVVDRDDMGKFDSTVDNIRQEIPPCCPIFGGLYGPMFSTPAYFNSTVYFGAVGQPIESFSVSNAQLSLPYKMLSSNSFPYPGATPSISANGVSNGLLWAVENGTSGILHAYDATNLANEVYNSGVNAARDQFGSNKFIVPTITNGRVYVGTPTGVVVFGLLPTTR